One genomic segment of Acinetobacter oleivorans DR1 includes these proteins:
- the mdtD gene encoding multidrug transporter subunit MdtD, translated as MNATPTHQALQPEYRLLVLLVSIGFFMQALDTTIVNTAIPAMAHHLNEDPLRMHSVVVAYVLSVAACIPLSGWLADRFGVRNIFLSAIVIFTLASLGCGLSQSLNELLFFRVIQGVGGALLLPVGRLSLLKIIPRTQFLAAMSLMSLAGLLGPLAGPTLGGWLVEVATWHWIFLINIPMGILGILMTLKVMPNLKEPSVKTFDLGGFILLVVAMIGWSLGIEHLASPEYSNWFSISLLVVGIIATLWYAYHSHTHQNALFRSRLFRNKIYAIGILGNFFARFGGNALPFVLPLMLQVAFGFEPFIAGLMMIPLVLGSLFSKPIVRPIIQKIGYRRFLLINTTLVGLCIASFAIMTVDTPTWFRALHFFLFGTLNSLQFVGMNTLTLKDLPQQDASSGNSFLSMIMMLSMSIGVALAGTLINIFTDYYGADHVTTAFHVTLICLGCINIITALIFWQIPKNTPV; from the coding sequence ATGAATGCCACGCCGACTCACCAAGCCTTGCAACCTGAATATCGCTTACTCGTACTTTTGGTTTCCATTGGCTTTTTTATGCAGGCTTTGGACACAACAATTGTAAATACAGCTATTCCTGCAATGGCTCACCATTTAAATGAAGACCCTCTACGCATGCATAGCGTAGTAGTGGCCTATGTTTTATCAGTAGCTGCCTGCATTCCTTTAAGTGGATGGTTAGCAGACCGCTTTGGTGTTAGAAATATTTTCTTATCGGCAATCGTTATTTTTACTTTAGCCTCTTTAGGTTGTGGTCTTTCTCAGAGTCTCAATGAACTCTTATTTTTCCGAGTCATCCAAGGCGTAGGTGGAGCCTTACTGCTTCCTGTTGGTCGACTATCACTTTTAAAGATTATTCCACGAACTCAGTTCTTAGCTGCAATGAGCTTAATGAGTCTTGCAGGTTTACTCGGGCCGTTGGCTGGTCCAACTTTAGGTGGCTGGTTAGTTGAAGTTGCAACTTGGCACTGGATTTTCCTCATCAATATTCCCATGGGTATCTTAGGCATCTTAATGACATTAAAAGTCATGCCTAATTTAAAAGAACCTTCAGTCAAAACATTTGATTTAGGCGGCTTCATCTTATTAGTGGTGGCCATGATTGGATGGTCTTTGGGTATCGAACATTTAGCCTCACCTGAATATTCAAACTGGTTCAGCATTTCACTTTTAGTCGTCGGTATAATCGCAACGCTTTGGTATGCCTATCACTCACATACTCATCAAAATGCGTTGTTCCGTAGCCGACTTTTTAGAAACAAAATTTATGCGATTGGTATTTTAGGTAATTTCTTTGCTCGCTTTGGTGGTAATGCTTTACCTTTTGTTTTACCGCTCATGCTACAGGTGGCTTTTGGCTTTGAACCTTTCATAGCAGGTTTAATGATGATTCCTTTGGTCTTAGGCTCATTATTTTCAAAGCCAATTGTCAGACCGATTATTCAAAAGATTGGCTATCGACGTTTTTTACTCATTAACACAACGCTGGTCGGGCTATGTATCGCCTCTTTCGCCATCATGACAGTCGATACTCCAACTTGGTTTAGAGCCTTACACTTTTTCTTATTTGGCACATTAAACTCACTGCAATTTGTGGGTATGAACACATTGACCTTAAAAGATTTGCCTCAACAAGATGCAAGTAGCGGTAATAGCTTTTTATCGATGATCATGATGCTATCAATGAGTATTGGCGTGGCACTCGCTGGCACACTCATTAATATCTTTACTGATTATTATGGAGCTGACCATGTGACCACTGCATTCCACGTCACTTTAATTTGCCTCGGCTGTATCAATATCATTACAGCGCTTATTTTCTGGCAAATTCCAAAAAATACCCCCGTATAA
- a CDS encoding glycoside hydrolase family 25 protein, with protein sequence MTKLAKTFSAPRYNTLIGIILACVMGVLTYFGLFYQQKAIAQDYPVQGFDVSHHQEDINWKKISPEKFQFLYLKATEGGDYKDSKFQENWLKAREHGFHVGAYHFYRLCRDGKTQADNFIATVPKKLDALPPVIDLEYDGNCINSHTKEQLLKEIGIMHDRLKQHYGKQPIFYISKTFYHIVLIGSFPNTPLWVRDYEGKPELKDKRKWLFWQHSNQGKIEGITKPVDLNVYEGSVKEWHQFLQQQGIVKAQ encoded by the coding sequence ATGACCAAGCTGGCAAAAACCTTTTCTGCACCACGCTATAACACCCTAATCGGGATTATTCTAGCTTGTGTTATGGGGGTTCTCACTTACTTTGGTCTGTTCTACCAACAAAAAGCAATTGCTCAAGATTATCCAGTTCAAGGCTTTGATGTTTCTCACCATCAAGAAGATATCAACTGGAAAAAAATATCACCGGAAAAGTTCCAATTCCTTTATTTAAAAGCAACTGAAGGCGGTGATTACAAAGATTCAAAATTTCAAGAAAACTGGCTCAAAGCTCGTGAACATGGGTTTCATGTAGGGGCTTACCACTTTTATCGCCTGTGTCGTGATGGAAAGACACAAGCTGATAACTTTATTGCGACTGTACCTAAAAAATTAGATGCTCTTCCTCCCGTCATTGATCTGGAATATGACGGTAACTGTATTAATTCGCATACCAAAGAACAATTACTTAAAGAAATAGGCATCATGCATGATCGCCTAAAACAGCATTATGGCAAACAGCCTATATTTTATATTTCTAAAACTTTTTATCACATTGTGTTAATCGGTAGTTTTCCTAATACACCACTTTGGGTTCGTGATTATGAAGGTAAACCTGAACTTAAAGACAAGAGAAAATGGCTCTTTTGGCAGCATAGTAATCAGGGTAAAATTGAAGGGATAACAAAGCCCGTAGACTTAAATGTTTATGAGGGTTCAGTCAAAGAATGGCACCAATTCTTACAGCAGCAAGGCATCGTGAAAGCACAATAA
- the dinB gene encoding DNA polymerase IV, translating into MRKIIHIDMDAFYASVELRERPDLKHLPVVISSHHPRAVIAAASYPAREFGLRSAMSMSQARKLCPQVVIIEPNFEKYRTVSAQIHSIFQQYTLLIEPLSLDEAYLDVTENLKQIASATEVAMHIREDIFRLTGLTASAGVAPNKFLAKIASDWNKPNGLCVIKPSQVASFIQDLPLKKIPGVGKVTQEKLQQLQLHTLGDLQKIEEAILVHHFGKYGQQLYLYAQGIDHRPVQAERARQQISKETTFDSDFTLVQCQPYWQGLAEKVWQSLEKKQLNARGVNIKLKLKNFQTLQHSKSFKRPIQSLQDLIQVLFLLLNEMQIPEHFQFRLIGIGVYQLQTQADDFQLNLW; encoded by the coding sequence ATGCGCAAAATCATTCATATCGATATGGATGCCTTTTATGCATCAGTCGAATTGCGAGAGCGTCCTGATCTAAAGCATCTCCCTGTAGTTATTTCTTCGCATCATCCGCGAGCTGTCATTGCTGCTGCATCTTATCCTGCCCGTGAATTTGGTTTGCGTTCAGCCATGTCGATGAGTCAGGCAAGAAAACTATGCCCTCAGGTCGTTATTATTGAGCCAAATTTTGAAAAATATCGCACAGTCTCTGCTCAAATTCACTCTATTTTTCAGCAATATACTCTGCTTATTGAACCTTTATCTTTAGATGAAGCCTATTTGGATGTCACAGAAAATCTAAAACAGATTGCGAGTGCAACCGAGGTTGCGATGCATATTCGGGAAGATATATTTAGGTTAACTGGACTGACTGCATCAGCAGGTGTAGCTCCTAATAAATTTTTGGCAAAAATTGCTTCAGATTGGAATAAACCGAATGGCTTATGTGTAATTAAACCTTCTCAGGTTGCTAGTTTTATTCAAGACCTGCCACTTAAAAAGATTCCTGGCGTCGGTAAAGTCACTCAGGAAAAATTACAGCAACTTCAACTACATACTTTGGGCGATTTACAGAAAATTGAAGAGGCTATTTTAGTTCACCACTTCGGTAAATATGGACAACAACTCTACCTATATGCACAAGGAATTGACCATAGACCTGTTCAAGCTGAAAGAGCCCGCCAACAAATTTCGAAAGAGACCACTTTCGATAGTGACTTTACTTTGGTTCAATGTCAGCCCTATTGGCAGGGACTAGCCGAGAAAGTCTGGCAAAGCTTAGAGAAAAAACAGCTCAATGCACGTGGTGTGAATATTAAGCTTAAACTCAAGAATTTTCAGACTTTACAACATAGTAAAAGCTTTAAAAGACCGATCCAGTCGCTACAGGACTTAATCCAAGTTTTATTTTTATTATTAAATGAAATGCAGATTCCTGAACATTTTCAGTTTCGCTTAATTGGTATAGGAGTTTATCAATTACAGACCCAAGCGGATGACTTCCAACTTAACCTTTGGTGA
- a CDS encoding RidA family protein, translating to MTVKRLHVTSRYCEVAISGNLVHLAGQLADDTSVDVTSQTQQTLDNIDRLLAEAGTDKTHILSVMIFLKDIDKDYAAMNAVWDAWISEGHPPARTCVESKLYAPDVLVEMTVVAVLP from the coding sequence ATGACGGTAAAGCGTTTACACGTGACTTCACGCTACTGCGAAGTTGCGATTTCAGGTAATTTGGTACATTTAGCTGGCCAACTCGCAGATGATACAAGCGTAGATGTTACATCACAGACTCAACAAACTTTAGATAATATTGACCGTCTATTGGCAGAAGCTGGAACAGATAAAACCCATATTCTTTCTGTTATGATTTTTCTAAAAGATATCGACAAAGATTATGCAGCAATGAATGCTGTTTGGGATGCATGGATTAGTGAAGGACATCCACCAGCACGTACTTGTGTAGAATCCAAACTTTATGCGCCAGACGTGCTTGTAGAAATGACGGTTGTTGCAGTACTTCCATAA
- a CDS encoding DUF2726 domain-containing protein: MYYLITILLLFLAVVMAVKSLSRRHQHDSALKRRAVLTSHEQMTLTRLQTVLPKFTVLAHVSFDALLTTKYAHTRRKYQNMAADFVVLDQNYQVVVIVVLGENGLRRAHQQYERRLLQLAGYRVLHYSEVPDYHDLRRDLLTPETEMATLHATPQLERMSNAFVKS; this comes from the coding sequence ATGTACTATTTAATCACGATCTTATTATTATTTTTGGCTGTTGTAATGGCAGTGAAAAGTCTTTCGCGAAGGCATCAACATGATAGTGCCTTGAAGCGCCGTGCAGTATTAACTAGTCATGAGCAAATGACATTAACCAGACTACAAACAGTTTTACCTAAATTTACCGTGTTGGCACATGTATCCTTTGATGCATTATTAACTACAAAATATGCGCATACACGTCGAAAATATCAAAATATGGCAGCTGATTTTGTTGTACTTGATCAAAATTATCAGGTTGTTGTCATTGTAGTTCTTGGTGAAAATGGTTTACGCCGTGCGCATCAACAATATGAACGTCGTCTATTACAATTGGCTGGCTATCGTGTACTGCATTACAGTGAGGTACCTGATTATCACGATCTGAGAAGGGACTTATTGACTCCAGAAACAGAGATGGCAACTTTACATGCAACGCCGCAACTAGAGAGAATGTCAAATGCGTTTGTGAAGTCTTAA
- a CDS encoding YgiQ family radical SAM protein — MSTAYTMQTAPKALFDYDKYWASCFEPAPFLPMSREEMDQLGWDACDFILVCGDAYIDHPSFVSGVIGRVLEAQGFRVGIIAQPDWTNVESFRVLGKPTIAWGVTAGNMDSMINRYTADRKIRSDDAYSPNNEPNKRPDRAATVYCQRCREAFPDVPVLLGGIEGSLRRIAHYDYWSDKVRRSILMDSKADLLMYGNGERAIIDVMHRLAKGEKIHEITDVRGTAFIINKHNKASKAKFVEVASNDVDTIGRVDPIINPYVMTEDIDGCEVEKEKGNSLAQYQDFQKEIVANPIVREGDKLDDDTQIVQLKLAPSKAIKHKLPPRELAVIRLPSFEEVANDHVLYAHANRILHLETNPGNARALVQRHGERDVWINPPPIPLTTEEMDYVFDLPYARLPHPTYGDARFPAFDMIKFSVNIMRGCFGGCTFCSITEHEGRIIQNRSEDSILREIEKIRDTAPNFTGIISDLGGPTANMYRLHCKDPEIEKNCRKPSCVYPGVCQNLHTDHAPLVQLYRKARAIKGVKKILIGSGLRYDLAVLNPEYVKELVQHHVGGYLKIAPEHTENGPLSKMMKPGIGTYDRFKQMFDRFSKEAGKEQYLIPYFIAAHPGTSDYDMMHLAIWLKKNGFRADQVQTFYPSPMATATTMYYSGKNPLAKVARYTEKVDIVKGEKRRRLHKAFLRYHDPNNWPLLREALKEMGRADLIGNSKQHLIPTYQPQGTAEGEYKSARKKNSSVAGDSAKRGQGQSRSAAGQKRPQKGQVLTQHTGLPPRETGEKRPFGGKSKPKSKVRG; from the coding sequence ATGTCTACTGCCTACACCATGCAGACTGCGCCAAAAGCGCTGTTTGATTACGACAAATATTGGGCGTCGTGTTTTGAACCCGCACCATTTTTGCCGATGTCACGAGAAGAAATGGACCAACTCGGCTGGGATGCATGTGACTTTATTTTAGTCTGTGGCGATGCTTATATTGACCACCCATCATTTGTATCGGGTGTGATTGGGCGTGTACTTGAAGCACAAGGTTTCCGTGTCGGAATTATTGCGCAGCCAGATTGGACCAATGTTGAAAGCTTCCGCGTTTTAGGTAAGCCAACGATTGCTTGGGGTGTAACCGCAGGTAATATGGATTCGATGATTAACCGTTATACGGCAGATCGTAAAATCCGTTCTGATGATGCTTATTCTCCAAACAATGAACCAAATAAACGTCCTGACCGCGCAGCAACAGTTTATTGCCAGCGCTGTCGTGAAGCTTTCCCAGATGTACCAGTGTTATTAGGTGGTATTGAAGGTAGTTTACGTCGTATTGCGCACTACGATTATTGGTCAGATAAAGTTCGTCGTTCGATTTTGATGGATTCAAAAGCCGATTTACTCATGTATGGTAATGGTGAGCGTGCCATTATTGATGTGATGCATCGTTTGGCCAAAGGTGAAAAAATCCACGAGATTACTGATGTTCGTGGTACAGCATTTATTATTAATAAACATAACAAAGCATCAAAAGCAAAGTTTGTTGAAGTTGCGAGTAATGATGTAGATACGATTGGACGTGTTGATCCAATTATTAACCCATATGTCATGACTGAAGATATTGATGGCTGTGAGGTTGAAAAAGAAAAAGGCAACTCATTAGCTCAGTATCAAGATTTCCAGAAAGAGATTGTTGCAAATCCGATTGTACGTGAAGGTGACAAACTCGATGACGACACTCAAATCGTTCAATTAAAGCTAGCACCGTCAAAAGCAATTAAACACAAATTACCTCCACGCGAGTTAGCGGTGATTCGTTTACCTTCTTTTGAAGAAGTGGCGAATGATCACGTGCTTTACGCGCATGCAAACCGTATTTTGCATCTTGAAACTAATCCGGGTAATGCCCGTGCTTTGGTTCAACGCCATGGTGAACGTGATGTCTGGATCAATCCACCACCAATTCCTCTAACGACTGAGGAAATGGATTATGTTTTTGATCTTCCATATGCACGTTTGCCACATCCTACTTATGGCGATGCTCGTTTCCCAGCATTTGATATGATCAAATTCTCGGTCAACATTATGCGTGGCTGTTTTGGCGGCTGTACATTCTGTTCAATTACAGAACATGAAGGTCGTATTATCCAAAACCGTTCGGAAGATTCGATCTTACGTGAGATTGAAAAAATCCGTGATACTGCACCAAACTTCACCGGCATTATTTCAGATTTAGGTGGTCCAACGGCAAACATGTACCGTTTGCATTGTAAAGACCCTGAAATTGAGAAGAACTGTCGTAAACCTTCTTGTGTATATCCGGGCGTTTGTCAAAACTTGCATACCGATCATGCGCCTTTAGTACAGCTTTATCGTAAAGCACGTGCAATTAAAGGTGTGAAGAAAATTCTGATTGGTTCAGGTTTACGTTATGACCTTGCCGTACTCAACCCTGAATATGTAAAAGAACTAGTACAACATCACGTTGGCGGTTATTTAAAAATTGCTCCTGAACATACCGAAAATGGTCCTTTATCTAAGATGATGAAGCCGGGAATTGGTACTTATGATCGTTTCAAGCAAATGTTTGACCGTTTCAGTAAAGAAGCAGGAAAAGAGCAATATTTAATTCCTTACTTTATTGCAGCACATCCGGGTACATCAGATTATGACATGATGCACCTTGCAATTTGGTTAAAAAAGAATGGTTTCCGTGCCGATCAAGTACAGACGTTCTATCCATCGCCAATGGCAACTGCAACAACCATGTATTATTCGGGCAAAAACCCGCTTGCTAAAGTCGCTCGCTATACTGAAAAAGTTGATATTGTAAAAGGTGAGAAACGCCGTCGTCTGCATAAAGCATTCCTACGCTACCATGATCCAAACAACTGGCCATTACTTCGTGAAGCTTTAAAAGAAATGGGCCGTGCAGATTTAATTGGTAATTCAAAGCAGCACTTGATCCCGACCTATCAGCCACAAGGTACTGCTGAAGGTGAATATAAGTCGGCACGTAAGAAGAACTCTTCTGTAGCGGGTGATTCAGCAAAACGTGGTCAGGGACAATCTCGTTCAGCAGCAGGGCAAAAACGTCCACAAAAAGGACAGGTTCTAACCCAGCACACTGGTTTGCCTCCTCGTGAAACAGGTGAGAAAAGACCATTTGGTGGAAAAAGTAAACCTAAAAGCAAGGTTCGTGGATAG
- a CDS encoding esterase-like activity of phytase family protein, producing MSKKTLVALLCCASLGLTACNDDNDQDQTSPTENVTEPTLISFAKLPVETYAAGPDSGAYVKGANGIYPPFKGQPVQGFSAALKNEDGSYMAMADNGFGTQDNSADFLLRIYKLKPDFKTKAKGTGQVTVQSFIQLHDPNKLIPFNIVNGDTAERLLTGADFDPESMQRTNDGTYWIGDEFGPYLLHFSADGVLLDAPIALPNPLNPTQELRSPQNQFNKAQINFVEPLVQQSGGFEGMAISPDGQFLYPLIEKPIKSIRETERQLLISQFDVKKKAYTGKYYWFQLDSKATNIGDFQLFNDKEGIIIERDATQNNLGGYKKLIRIKLNESGQLVTREDLVDLIKIANPNLLYGTARAGDIGTGQVFAFPFETIEDVIIENGTTLTVFNDNNFPGSTGRNAKLADDNEIIQIRLPKALF from the coding sequence AACTTTAGTCGCATTATTATGCTGTGCCAGTTTAGGATTGACCGCATGTAATGATGATAACGATCAAGATCAAACATCACCTACTGAAAACGTTACCGAACCAACTTTAATTTCTTTTGCCAAATTACCTGTAGAAACCTATGCTGCTGGCCCAGACTCTGGGGCATATGTGAAAGGTGCAAATGGAATTTATCCTCCATTTAAGGGTCAACCTGTACAAGGCTTTTCTGCTGCATTAAAAAATGAAGATGGCAGTTATATGGCAATGGCTGATAATGGTTTTGGGACTCAAGATAATTCAGCAGATTTTTTACTTCGTATTTATAAATTAAAACCTGATTTCAAAACTAAAGCTAAAGGCACGGGTCAAGTAACTGTGCAAAGCTTTATCCAGCTGCATGATCCGAACAAATTAATTCCATTTAATATCGTGAATGGTGATACAGCTGAGCGTTTATTAACGGGGGCAGATTTTGATCCAGAGTCTATGCAACGTACTAATGATGGGACCTACTGGATTGGGGATGAGTTTGGACCTTATTTACTTCATTTTTCAGCGGACGGTGTGCTATTAGATGCACCAATCGCTTTACCAAATCCATTAAATCCGACTCAAGAATTACGTTCACCACAAAATCAGTTTAATAAAGCGCAAATTAATTTTGTAGAGCCTTTGGTTCAGCAAAGTGGTGGTTTTGAAGGAATGGCAATTTCACCGGATGGGCAGTTTCTTTACCCTCTTATAGAAAAGCCAATTAAATCAATTCGAGAAACGGAACGACAATTATTGATTTCTCAATTTGATGTGAAGAAAAAAGCTTACACAGGAAAATATTATTGGTTCCAATTAGACAGTAAAGCAACCAATATTGGTGACTTCCAGCTCTTTAATGATAAAGAAGGAATCATTATTGAACGTGATGCGACCCAGAATAATTTAGGCGGCTATAAAAAATTAATCCGTATTAAATTAAATGAGTCAGGTCAGCTAGTAACCCGTGAAGATTTAGTTGATTTAATTAAAATTGCTAACCCGAATTTGTTGTATGGCACAGCTAGAGCAGGGGATATTGGTACGGGACAGGTTTTTGCCTTCCCATTTGAAACCATTGAAGATGTGATTATTGAAAATGGCACAACGCTTACCGTTTTCAATGATAATAACTTCCCAGGTTCGACAGGACGTAATGCAAAATTGGCTGATGATAATGAGATTATTCAGATTCGTTTGCCAAAAGCTTTGTTCTAA